A part of Campylobacter sp. MIT 99-7217 genomic DNA contains:
- a CDS encoding DNA adenine methylase, whose translation MSNLNHFELKNKFIQSPLNYTGGKFKLLNQLLPLFPKENEIIVDLFCGGANVGLNLKASKLILNDKQKELIELFALFKRLSFEELFKALQSLIEEYKLSQSAKFGYEFYKCDSTKGLSSHNKEPFLRLRKAYNQDKDPLKLFLLIVFGFNNQIRFNLKKEFNLPCGKRDFNLKIQEKLRLFMAALKTRQVFLENKDFRAFDIKNLDKNSFVYIDPPYFLANASYNENKAWSKDDECDLLEFLKMLDSKKIKFALSNVLFHKQKEHIILKKWLEKNPKFRLVHLNFSYKNCNYQSKNDFSQEILLRNY comes from the coding sequence GTGTCAAATTTAAATCATTTTGAGCTAAAAAATAAGTTCATTCAAAGCCCTTTAAACTACACAGGGGGAAAATTTAAGCTTTTAAATCAGCTTTTGCCCCTTTTTCCAAAAGAAAATGAAATCATTGTAGATTTATTTTGTGGTGGGGCAAATGTGGGCTTAAATTTAAAGGCTAGTAAGCTCATTTTAAATGACAAGCAAAAAGAACTTATAGAACTTTTTGCCCTTTTTAAAAGGCTTAGTTTTGAGGAGCTTTTTAAGGCTTTGCAGAGCTTGATTGAAGAATACAAACTTAGTCAAAGTGCTAAATTTGGCTATGAATTTTATAAATGCGATAGCACAAAGGGACTATCAAGCCATAATAAAGAGCCTTTTTTAAGGCTTAGAAAAGCTTATAATCAAGATAAGGACCCGCTAAAGCTTTTTTTACTCATAGTCTTTGGCTTTAATAATCAAATAAGATTTAATTTGAAAAAAGAGTTTAACCTACCTTGCGGAAAAAGAGATTTTAATCTCAAAATACAAGAAAAATTAAGGCTTTTTATGGCTGCTTTAAAGACTAGGCAGGTTTTTTTAGAAAACAAGGATTTTAGAGCTTTTGATATAAAAAATTTAGATAAAAATTCTTTTGTTTATATAGACCCTCCTTATTTTTTAGCAAATGCAAGTTATAATGAAAATAAGGCTTGGAGCAAAGATGATGAGTGTGATTTGCTTGAGTTTTTAAAAATGCTTGATAGTAAAAAGATTAAATTTGCCCTTTCAAATGTGCTTTTTCACAAGCAAAAAGAGCATATTATCTTAAAAAAATGGCTTGAAAAAAATCCTAAATTTAGACTTGTTCATTTAAATTTTTCTTATAAAAATTGCAATTATCAAAGCAAAAATGATTTTTCACAAGAAATTTTGCTAAGAAATTATTAA